In the genome of Microbacterium endophyticum, one region contains:
- a CDS encoding beta-ketoacyl-ACP synthase III, which yields MSVMLRQSEGAAFTRLYAYGAARGELIVPNDDLVGPIDSSDEWIQKRTGIITRTRAGAETSATDLASIAAGEAIERSGIAPDQIDAVIVATISNVRQTPSMSAVVADRIGANPAAAYDVNAACAGFAYGVAQADALIRSGAAHYVVVVGAEKLSDVVDPTDRSISFLLADGAGAVVVGPSDTPGIGPTIWGSDGSKADAVGMNATLTEFRDGTAPWPTLRQEGQTVFRWAVWEMVKVAREAIEAAGIEASDLAAFIPHQANMRIIDEFAKQLGLPESVEIGRDIATTGNTSAASIPLATHRLLEEHPELSGGLALQIGFGAGLVFGAQVVVLP from the coding sequence ATGAGTGTCATGCTCCGCCAGTCCGAGGGTGCGGCTTTTACGCGCCTCTACGCATACGGCGCCGCACGCGGTGAACTCATTGTGCCGAACGACGACCTCGTCGGGCCCATCGATTCGAGCGATGAGTGGATCCAGAAGCGCACCGGCATCATCACACGCACACGTGCGGGTGCAGAAACGTCCGCGACTGATCTCGCAAGTATCGCCGCCGGTGAAGCGATCGAGCGCTCCGGTATCGCGCCGGATCAGATCGATGCCGTGATCGTTGCGACGATCAGCAACGTTCGCCAGACACCGTCGATGTCTGCAGTGGTCGCCGATCGTATCGGCGCAAATCCTGCTGCTGCATACGACGTGAATGCCGCATGTGCTGGCTTTGCCTATGGCGTGGCTCAAGCCGACGCGCTCATCCGAAGTGGCGCTGCTCACTACGTTGTCGTCGTCGGGGCAGAAAAGCTCAGCGACGTCGTCGACCCCACCGACCGCAGCATCTCGTTCCTGCTTGCTGACGGTGCGGGAGCGGTCGTTGTAGGACCGAGCGACACCCCCGGAATCGGGCCCACAATCTGGGGCTCCGATGGGTCCAAAGCCGATGCTGTGGGCATGAATGCCACACTCACCGAGTTTCGCGACGGAACTGCACCGTGGCCGACTCTCCGCCAAGAGGGACAAACTGTCTTTCGCTGGGCGGTCTGGGAAATGGTGAAGGTCGCACGTGAAGCCATCGAGGCTGCGGGTATCGAAGCATCCGATTTGGCAGCATTCATCCCTCACCAGGCGAATATGCGCATCATCGACGAATTCGCGAAGCAGCTTGGTCTGCCCGAATCTGTTGAAATCGGCCGTGATATCGCCACGACAGGCAACACATCTGCCGCCTCCATCCCACTCGCAACACACCGCCTACTTGAAGAGCACCCTGAGCTCAGTGGTGGTCTTGCGCTCCAGATCGGATTCGGAGCTGGACTCGTTTTCGGCGCGCAGGTCGTCGTCCTCCCATAA
- a CDS encoding ACP S-malonyltransferase translates to MIIALFPGQGSQTPGFLSPWLEIAGARERLVEFSDAAGVDLIAAGTEWDADRIRDTAVAQPLIVAASILSFEALGQRAPVAFDGMAGHSVGEVAALVASGVLSAVDGMALVGIRGRSMAEAATSADTGMSAVIGGVEADVLAALANAELTPANYNGPGQIVAAGARDGLNTLAESAPRGTRVIPLQVAGAFHTEYMAPAVGALRDAAASVTAADPNTTLWTNRDGSVVADGAAALSLLVNQVSSPVRWDLCMESFAAAGVTGLIEFAPAGTLTGLAKRGLKGIPAVAVKSPDDLSGAIDLVKGTAA, encoded by the coding sequence GTGATCATCGCTCTTTTCCCGGGACAGGGTTCTCAGACCCCCGGGTTCCTTTCCCCATGGCTTGAGATCGCCGGTGCGCGAGAGCGCCTCGTCGAGTTCTCCGATGCCGCCGGGGTGGATCTGATTGCCGCTGGAACCGAATGGGATGCCGACCGCATCCGCGACACTGCGGTGGCGCAGCCGCTCATTGTGGCCGCCAGCATCCTGTCGTTTGAAGCGCTCGGACAACGCGCTCCAGTCGCCTTCGATGGCATGGCTGGGCACAGTGTTGGTGAAGTTGCAGCTCTCGTCGCGAGTGGTGTGCTGTCGGCTGTCGACGGGATGGCACTCGTCGGTATCCGCGGTCGTTCGATGGCTGAGGCTGCCACCTCAGCCGACACCGGCATGAGTGCTGTTATCGGGGGCGTCGAAGCCGACGTTCTCGCGGCACTCGCCAACGCTGAGCTCACTCCCGCCAACTACAACGGGCCGGGCCAGATCGTGGCCGCCGGCGCACGTGATGGCCTCAACACTCTCGCCGAGTCAGCCCCTCGGGGTACACGAGTCATTCCGCTGCAGGTCGCCGGAGCTTTCCACACCGAATACATGGCGCCGGCAGTCGGTGCTCTTCGCGATGCCGCCGCATCGGTGACAGCTGCTGATCCGAATACGACACTCTGGACCAACCGAGACGGTTCTGTTGTCGCTGATGGGGCGGCAGCTCTGTCGCTTCTCGTGAATCAGGTTTCATCTCCCGTGCGGTGGGACCTCTGCATGGAGTCGTTCGCCGCGGCCGGCGTGACGGGCCTCATCGAATTTGCTCCCGCGGGAACTCTTACCGGGCTCGCCAAGCGCGGACTCAAGGGAATTCCCGCAGTAGCAGTGAAGTCACCCGACGATCTGTCGGGTGCGATCGACCTTGTGAAGGGAACAGCCGCATGA
- a CDS encoding PucR family transcriptional regulator, which translates to MTAPAAPLDKAETLAWLRRISGDIATVTIKRLEDALPWYAEMPPARRSSVGLVAQAGITSFIQWYDDPTSTPWIAADIFAAAPRELLRSISLQQTLQLIRVTVEVTEERIADRGAQLRESILLYSREVAFTAADVYARAAEARGLWDARLEALVVDSILSGESDEELPSRIAALGWHGHGEVAVLVGTTPPQFDIDHLRRTARKLGVDVLVGVQGSRLVLVIGRTESVGKNGEETQVELPFPEIAARLEPGFGAGYLVLGPTVPALVDASQSARAALAGFAVARAWRHAPRPVEADDLLPERALAGDALAKVTLVERIFRPLQAHSPDLVATLWSYLDNGRSLEATARELFVHPNTVRYRLKRVSEVIGWDATGPREALILQTALILGAAGSDIGRRKPTTLRRR; encoded by the coding sequence ATGACAGCACCGGCGGCGCCTCTCGACAAAGCCGAGACTCTCGCTTGGCTGAGACGGATTTCGGGAGACATCGCAACCGTCACAATCAAGCGGCTTGAAGATGCACTGCCGTGGTACGCCGAGATGCCGCCTGCGCGACGCTCCTCAGTGGGGCTAGTCGCGCAGGCAGGCATCACGTCATTCATCCAGTGGTACGACGACCCCACCTCGACTCCCTGGATTGCTGCCGACATTTTTGCGGCGGCACCCCGTGAACTGCTGCGAAGCATAAGCCTGCAGCAGACTCTGCAGCTCATCCGGGTAACCGTCGAGGTGACCGAAGAGCGCATCGCAGACCGTGGTGCGCAGCTACGCGAATCGATCCTCTTGTACTCGCGCGAGGTCGCATTTACCGCGGCGGATGTGTATGCGCGAGCCGCAGAGGCGCGAGGCCTATGGGACGCGCGCCTCGAAGCGCTCGTCGTAGATTCGATCTTGAGTGGAGAGTCCGACGAGGAACTCCCCAGTCGGATCGCAGCGCTCGGGTGGCACGGCCATGGCGAAGTAGCTGTCCTGGTGGGGACGACTCCCCCGCAGTTCGATATCGACCATCTTCGCCGTACGGCGCGAAAGCTCGGCGTCGATGTGCTCGTGGGTGTGCAGGGGTCCCGACTCGTGCTGGTCATCGGGCGCACCGAGAGCGTCGGTAAGAATGGCGAAGAGACGCAAGTCGAATTGCCATTTCCGGAAATTGCGGCCCGCCTCGAACCAGGTTTCGGCGCGGGATATCTCGTGCTCGGCCCCACAGTGCCCGCTCTCGTTGATGCGAGTCAGAGCGCACGCGCGGCGCTAGCTGGATTCGCGGTCGCCCGAGCTTGGCGCCACGCTCCACGGCCCGTCGAAGCTGACGATCTCTTGCCCGAACGAGCACTCGCGGGCGATGCGCTAGCCAAGGTCACTCTCGTCGAGAGAATTTTTCGCCCGCTTCAAGCGCACAGTCCCGACCTCGTGGCGACGCTGTGGAGTTATCTCGACAATGGGCGCTCACTCGAAGCGACAGCACGCGAACTATTCGTTCACCCCAACACCGTGCGCTATCGGTTGAAGCGCGTGTCAGAGGTGATCGGGTGGGATGCCACCGGTCCCCGCGAAGCTTTGATTTTGCAGACCGCGCTTATCCTCGGCGCCGCTGGGTCAGACATCGGACGGCGTAAACCCACCACTTTGCGACGCCGATAA
- the aceE gene encoding pyruvate dehydrogenase (acetyl-transferring), homodimeric type, which translates to MTVHDQDPYSQDNLDSDPEETAEWQESLQQLVEARGHGRGREIMLSLLKRSNDLHLGVPMVPTTDYINTIASENEPSFPGDEEVERRYRAWIRWNAAVTVHRAQRPGIGVGGHISTYASSAALYEVGFNHFFRGQDHPSGGDQIFVQGHASPGTYARAFLEGRLTEAQLDGFRQEKSQGSNGIPSYPHPRLMPEFWQFPTVSMGLGPINAIYQAMANKYLGNRGIKDVSDSHVWAYLGDGEMDEVESRGQLQVAANEGLDNLTFIVNCNLQRLDGPVRGNGKIVQELESFFRGAGWNVIKVVWGREWDDLLARDTDGALLNLMNTTPDGDFQTYKAENGAYVRENFFGRDERAAALVKDYSDEQIWNLKRGGHDYRKVYAAFKAAKEHKGQPTVILAKTIKGYGLGPHFEGRNATHQMKKMTLDDLKQFRDVMHIPITDAKLEENPYLPPYYNPGPQDETIQYLLERRKALGGFLPERRSHHVGLELPGDAAYALPKKGSGTQEIATTMAFVRLLKDLLRSKNFGHRIVPIIPDEARTFGMDAYFPTAKIYNPNGQHYTSVDRELLLAYKESPQGQIIHVGINEAGALAAFTATGTAYSTHGEPLIPVYLFYSMFGFQRTGDAQWAAGDQMARGFIIGATAGRTTLTGEGLQHADGHSHLLASTNPATVSYDPAYGYEIAHIVRSGLERMYGGEHSDPNVMYYITVYNEPIIHPAEPEGVDVDGIVRGIHKISEGTGDGPKAQLLASGVGVPWALEAQQLLKDDWGVVADVWSVTSWTELRRDGLAADEHNFLHPEEEPRTAYITEKLKDAEGPVTAVSDFMHAVQDQIRQWVPNRFASLGADGFGFSDTRAAARRFFKIDGPSMVVRTLQSLAEDGVVDRSLAAQAIEKYRLHDVSAGTSGNAGGES; encoded by the coding sequence GTGACTGTTCACGATCAAGATCCCTATTCTCAGGACAACCTCGATAGCGATCCTGAAGAAACTGCCGAGTGGCAGGAATCCCTGCAGCAGCTCGTCGAAGCGCGAGGTCACGGGCGTGGCCGCGAGATCATGCTGAGCCTGTTGAAGCGCTCAAATGATCTGCACCTCGGCGTGCCGATGGTGCCGACGACCGACTACATCAACACCATCGCGTCCGAGAACGAGCCTTCGTTCCCCGGCGACGAAGAGGTTGAACGTCGCTACCGTGCCTGGATCCGTTGGAATGCCGCGGTCACGGTGCACCGCGCGCAGCGGCCCGGTATCGGCGTGGGCGGACACATCTCCACATATGCCTCCTCCGCTGCTCTTTACGAAGTGGGCTTCAACCACTTCTTCCGCGGCCAGGACCACCCCTCCGGTGGAGACCAGATCTTCGTTCAGGGCCACGCCTCCCCCGGCACCTACGCCCGCGCATTCCTCGAAGGCCGTCTCACCGAGGCGCAGCTCGATGGATTCCGTCAGGAGAAGTCACAGGGATCGAACGGCATCCCCTCATACCCACACCCGCGCCTCATGCCGGAGTTCTGGCAGTTCCCGACTGTCTCGATGGGTCTCGGCCCGATCAATGCGATCTACCAGGCGATGGCCAACAAATACCTCGGTAACCGTGGCATCAAGGATGTCTCCGATTCTCACGTCTGGGCATACCTCGGCGATGGTGAAATGGATGAGGTCGAAAGCCGCGGACAGCTTCAGGTCGCCGCAAACGAAGGCCTCGACAACCTGACATTCATCGTCAACTGCAACCTGCAGCGCCTCGATGGCCCCGTTCGCGGTAACGGCAAGATCGTTCAGGAGCTCGAAAGCTTCTTCCGCGGTGCCGGCTGGAACGTCATCAAGGTCGTATGGGGCCGCGAGTGGGATGACCTCCTCGCCCGCGACACCGACGGCGCGCTTCTCAACCTTATGAACACCACTCCCGACGGTGACTTCCAGACGTACAAAGCCGAAAACGGCGCGTACGTCCGCGAAAACTTCTTCGGGCGCGACGAGCGAGCAGCAGCCCTGGTCAAGGATTACTCCGACGAGCAGATCTGGAACCTCAAGCGCGGTGGACACGATTACCGCAAGGTCTACGCCGCATTCAAGGCAGCGAAAGAGCACAAGGGCCAGCCCACTGTCATCCTCGCGAAGACCATTAAGGGCTACGGCCTCGGTCCGCACTTCGAGGGGCGTAACGCTACGCACCAGATGAAGAAGATGACTCTCGACGACCTCAAGCAGTTCCGTGACGTGATGCACATCCCGATCACCGACGCGAAGCTCGAAGAAAACCCGTACCTGCCGCCGTACTACAACCCGGGACCGCAGGACGAGACGATCCAGTATCTGCTCGAGCGCCGCAAGGCGCTGGGTGGCTTCTTGCCCGAGCGCCGCAGCCACCACGTGGGCCTGGAACTGCCTGGGGATGCCGCATACGCGCTGCCCAAGAAGGGTTCTGGCACGCAGGAGATCGCCACCACGATGGCTTTCGTCCGTCTGTTGAAAGACCTGCTGCGTTCGAAGAACTTCGGACACCGCATTGTGCCGATCATCCCCGACGAAGCCCGCACCTTCGGTATGGACGCGTACTTCCCGACGGCGAAGATCTACAACCCGAACGGCCAGCACTACACGTCGGTCGACCGTGAACTTCTTCTTGCGTACAAGGAAAGCCCGCAGGGCCAGATCATCCACGTCGGCATCAACGAGGCTGGCGCACTCGCAGCGTTCACTGCGACGGGTACTGCGTACTCGACTCACGGCGAGCCGCTGATTCCGGTCTACCTCTTCTACTCGATGTTCGGCTTCCAGCGCACGGGCGACGCTCAGTGGGCTGCCGGCGACCAGATGGCGCGTGGCTTCATCATTGGCGCGACTGCAGGCCGTACAACCCTCACGGGTGAAGGTCTGCAGCACGCCGATGGCCACTCGCACCTGTTGGCATCGACGAACCCGGCAACGGTGTCGTACGACCCGGCGTACGGCTACGAGATCGCGCACATCGTGCGTTCCGGTCTCGAGCGCATGTACGGCGGCGAGCACTCTGACCCGAACGTCATGTACTACATCACTGTGTACAACGAGCCGATCATTCACCCGGCAGAACCCGAGGGCGTCGACGTTGATGGGATCGTCCGCGGTATCCACAAGATCTCTGAGGGAACCGGCGACGGACCCAAGGCGCAGCTACTCGCTTCGGGCGTCGGCGTGCCGTGGGCGCTCGAAGCTCAGCAGCTGCTGAAGGATGACTGGGGTGTTGTCGCAGACGTCTGGTCAGTTACCTCGTGGACTGAGCTTCGCCGCGATGGGCTCGCAGCCGATGAGCACAACTTCCTCCACCCCGAGGAAGAACCGCGCACCGCGTACATCACCGAAAAGCTGAAGGATGCTGAAGGCCCCGTTACCGCCGTGAGTGACTTCATGCACGCGGTACAGGATCAGATTCGTCAGTGGGTTCCCAACCGCTTCGCCTCGCTCGGCGCCGACGGTTTCGGCTTCTCAGACACGCGCGCGGCCGCCCGCCGCTTCTTCAAGATCGACGGACCGTCGATGGTCGTTCGCACCCTGCAGTCGCTCGCAGAAGACGGCGTGGTCGACCGTTCGCTCGCGGCTCAGGCAATCGAGAAATACCGTCTGCACGACGTTTCCGCTGGCACCAGCGGCAACGCTGGCGGCGAGAGCTGA